The following DNA comes from Hahella chejuensis KCTC 2396.
CGCGGAGTGATGTCGGGAATGGCGCGTGGCGCGTGTTTCTCGACGGCCTTTTTGATGGCGGCGATATGATCCGGCGTGGTGCCGCAGCAGCCGCCGATAATGTTCACAAAACCATCTTGGGCGAAGCCTTCCACAATCGCCGCCATCTCTTCCGGTGTTTGATCGTATTCGCCAAATTCGTTAGGCAGGCCGGCGTTGGGGTGGGCGCTGATATAAGTTGTGGCGCGGTTTGACAGTTCTTCCACGTAAGGACGCAGTGCGTCCGCGCCTAGCGCGCAGTTCAGGCCGATGCTGATCGGTCTTGAATGCGCCACGGAATTCCAGAACGCCTCTGCGGTCTGACCGGACAGCGTGCGTCCGGAAGCGTCCGTGATGGTGCCGGAAATCATGATCGGCAGCTCGACGCCGTGGTCGTCAAAATATTGCTGTACCGCGTAAATACAGGCCTTGGCGTTGAGCGTATCAAATATAGTCTCGATCAGGATAATGTCGCTGCCGCCGTCGACCAGGCCTTTGGTGGCTTCGTAATAGTTGTCCACCAGTGTCTGGAAATCCACATTACGATAACCGGGGTTGTTGACGTCCGGAGAGATGGAGGCCGTGCGGGACGTAGGACCTAACACGCCCGCGACGAAACGGGGAATGTCGGGCGTCTCTGCGGTTTTCTCGTCCGCCGCCGCGCGGGCGACCTGGGCGCTGGCGACATTCAGCTCGTAGACGATGTCTTCCAGACCGTACTCAGCCTGAGACACCCAGGTGGCGTTGAAGCTGTTGGTTTCAATAATGTCGGCGCCTGCGTCCAGATAGGCTTTGTGGATCGCCTGGATTATGTGCGGCTGGGTCAGGCAAAGCAGGTCATTATTGCCTTTGATATCGCGGTGGAAGTCTTTGAAGCGCTCGCCTCGATAATCGGCTTCCTCCAGTTTGTAGCGCTGAATCATGGTTCCCATGGCGCCATCCAGTATCAATATCCGTTTTTTCAGGGAGTCATTAAGGGCTTCTACTCGTTGGATCCGCGTCAGCATGTGAAAAACCTAGCCGTAGTCATTATGATTCTAAAGGGGGAAAATATTAGCAGATTAAGCCATAAGATGCCCTATTTGCCTAGGGCCAAGAAGCCTTTTGCAATGAAGTGAGGGCGATGTGGGGGTGGTGAAAATGCCCGCTTCGGCTAAATCCTACTAATTTGCTAAGGCTTTAACCAACGAGTCTTTTGCTCTACAATTCACAGCATCAATCACCTTTGGGGCTATATAGGAATGGTAACAGTCACAGAATCGGCTCGCGACTACCTCGCGCAATTACTGGAAAAGCAAAAAACCGAGGGCATGGGCGTGCGCATGTTCGTGACGCAGCCGGGCACCAAATATGCGGAAACCTGCCTGGCGTACTGTAAGCCGGAAGAGATCATAAAGGATGATGAAAAAGTCGAGTTTGACGCCTTTACTCTGTATTTGGATAAAAACAGTCTGCCATACCTTGAAGAAGCCTTAGTCGATTTCAACACCGAACGCATGGGCGGTCAGCTTACTATCAAAGCGCCCAACGCTAAAATGCCCAAGGTGGACGAAAGCTCTCCGCTGCCTGATCGTATCAATTACATCCTGTATACCGAAATTAACCCCGGATTAGCCTCTCATGGCGGCGAAGTGTCTCTGGTTGAAGTGGTTGACGATGTCGCCGTGCTTAAGTTCGGCGGCGGTTGTCAGGGATGTTCGGCGGTGGACTTCACCCTCAAGCAAGGCGTCGAGAAAACGCTGTTGTCGAAAATTCCAGAGCTGAAGGGCGTTCGCGACGCCACTGATCATACGGTTACAGACAACGCTTATTACTCTTAAGCGTATGGGCCAGGACAGGCCATAGAGAATAGACGAGAA
Coding sequences within:
- the nfuA gene encoding Fe-S biogenesis protein NfuA — encoded protein: MVTVTESARDYLAQLLEKQKTEGMGVRMFVTQPGTKYAETCLAYCKPEEIIKDDEKVEFDAFTLYLDKNSLPYLEEALVDFNTERMGGQLTIKAPNAKMPKVDESSPLPDRINYILYTEINPGLASHGGEVSLVEVVDDVAVLKFGGGCQGCSAVDFTLKQGVEKTLLSKIPELKGVRDATDHTVTDNAYYS